Proteins co-encoded in one Octopus bimaculoides isolate UCB-OBI-ISO-001 chromosome 7, ASM119413v2, whole genome shotgun sequence genomic window:
- the LOC106871816 gene encoding tRNA (cytosine(38)-C(5))-methyltransferase isoform X1, with protein sequence MAMRNNTLRVLELYSGIGGMHYALQESNIPHEVVAAIDINPVANKIYSYNFPHTNLLETGIEGLTADWLDHLDFNVVLMSPPCQPFTRVGKRLDTKDSRTRSFLHFLDCLQKMKCPPSFILLENVKGFEVSETRHLFLKTLKACNYKYQEFIFTPLQFGIPNSRARYYLIAKKHPGKFYFDLTDEVQEELPACSKQWLHHIEPSEDCGETTCLSQDKDINCLQTCKTEKEEIRDFLDYYNKYSTILHQEEFENGISYPNCKALNDFLETNQSKEYYDQFLVPEKYFSLFVILDIVCPHLRKSVCFTKRYGHYIEGSGSIIQMSTDGQSVKDAYDLKMKTQQLKNRKQWSEEEFNVVRKLKLRFFTPREIANLLCFPHTFDFPPETTLRQKYRVLGNSLNVHVVAVLIKLLSQDCNLML encoded by the exons AAAGTAATATCCCTCATGAAGTTGTTGCCGCTATTGACATCAACCCTGTGGCCAATAAGATTTACTCCTACAATTTCCCACACACAAATCTTCTAGAGACTGGCATTGAA GGTTTGACTGCTGATTGGTTAGATCATTTAGACTTTAACGTGGTTCTTATGAGTCCGCCGTGCCAACCATTTACAAGGGTTGGCAAAAGACTTGACACTAAGGACAGCCGAACTAgatcttttttacattttcttgatTGCCTTCAAAA GATGAAGTGTCCACCCTCGTTCATTCTGCTGGAAAATGTCAAAGGGTTTGAAGTGTCAGAGACAAGACACCTTTTTCTGAAGACTCTCAAGGCCTGTAATTACAAATATCAG GAGTTCATATTCACCCCACTACAGTTTGGTATCCCAAATAGTCGAGCACGATATTATCTCATAGCAAAAAAACATCCAGGAAAGTTTTATTTCGATTTAACAGATGAA gTGCAGGAAGAGTTACCAGCTTGCTCTAAACAATGGCTACATCACATAGAACCTTCTGAAGATTGTGGTGAAACCACTTGCCTGTCACAAGACAAAGACATCAACTGCTTACAGACTTGtaaaactgaaaaagaagaaattagagATTTTTTGGACTATTATAACAAATATAGTACAATCCTACACCAAGAAGAGTTTGAAAATGGTATTTCTTACCCTAACTGCAAGGCACTTAATGATTTCTTAGAAACTAATCAATCAAAAGAATATTATGACCAGTTTTTAGTGCCAGAAAAGTACTTttctttgtttgtaattttaGATATTGTCTGTCCTCATTTACGTAAGAGTGTCTGCTTCACAAAAAG GTATGGTCACTATATTGAAGGTTCTGGTTCCATTATTCAAATGTCCACAGATGGCCAA TCGGTAAAAGATGCCTATGACTTGAAAATGAAGACACAGCAGCTAAAAAACCGTAAGCAGTGGAGCGAGGAGGAATTTAATGTTGTACGGAAACTAAAGCTACGTTTCTTTACCCCAAGAGAGATTGCTaatctgttatgtttccctcacacatTTG ATTTTCCTCCTGAAACGACGCTGCGTCAAAAGTACAGAGTACTTGGCAACAGTCTTAATGTACACGTTGTGGCCGTCCTTATTAAACTTCTCAGCCAGGACTGTAACCTAATGTTATAA
- the LOC106871816 gene encoding tRNA (cytosine(38)-C(5))-methyltransferase isoform X2, producing the protein MSPPCQPFTRVGKRLDTKDSRTRSFLHFLDCLQKMKCPPSFILLENVKGFEVSETRHLFLKTLKACNYKYQEFIFTPLQFGIPNSRARYYLIAKKHPGKFYFDLTDEVQEELPACSKQWLHHIEPSEDCGETTCLSQDKDINCLQTCKTEKEEIRDFLDYYNKYSTILHQEEFENGISYPNCKALNDFLETNQSKEYYDQFLVPEKYFSLFVILDIVCPHLRKSVCFTKRYGHYIEGSGSIIQMSTDGQSVKDAYDLKMKTQQLKNRKQWSEEEFNVVRKLKLRFFTPREIANLLCFPHTFDFPPETTLRQKYRVLGNSLNVHVVAVLIKLLSQDCNLML; encoded by the exons ATGAGTCCGCCGTGCCAACCATTTACAAGGGTTGGCAAAAGACTTGACACTAAGGACAGCCGAACTAgatcttttttacattttcttgatTGCCTTCAAAA GATGAAGTGTCCACCCTCGTTCATTCTGCTGGAAAATGTCAAAGGGTTTGAAGTGTCAGAGACAAGACACCTTTTTCTGAAGACTCTCAAGGCCTGTAATTACAAATATCAG GAGTTCATATTCACCCCACTACAGTTTGGTATCCCAAATAGTCGAGCACGATATTATCTCATAGCAAAAAAACATCCAGGAAAGTTTTATTTCGATTTAACAGATGAA gTGCAGGAAGAGTTACCAGCTTGCTCTAAACAATGGCTACATCACATAGAACCTTCTGAAGATTGTGGTGAAACCACTTGCCTGTCACAAGACAAAGACATCAACTGCTTACAGACTTGtaaaactgaaaaagaagaaattagagATTTTTTGGACTATTATAACAAATATAGTACAATCCTACACCAAGAAGAGTTTGAAAATGGTATTTCTTACCCTAACTGCAAGGCACTTAATGATTTCTTAGAAACTAATCAATCAAAAGAATATTATGACCAGTTTTTAGTGCCAGAAAAGTACTTttctttgtttgtaattttaGATATTGTCTGTCCTCATTTACGTAAGAGTGTCTGCTTCACAAAAAG GTATGGTCACTATATTGAAGGTTCTGGTTCCATTATTCAAATGTCCACAGATGGCCAA TCGGTAAAAGATGCCTATGACTTGAAAATGAAGACACAGCAGCTAAAAAACCGTAAGCAGTGGAGCGAGGAGGAATTTAATGTTGTACGGAAACTAAAGCTACGTTTCTTTACCCCAAGAGAGATTGCTaatctgttatgtttccctcacacatTTG ATTTTCCTCCTGAAACGACGCTGCGTCAAAAGTACAGAGTACTTGGCAACAGTCTTAATGTACACGTTGTGGCCGTCCTTATTAAACTTCTCAGCCAGGACTGTAACCTAATGTTATAA